A DNA window from Hydrogenophaga taeniospiralis contains the following coding sequences:
- a CDS encoding efflux transporter outer membrane subunit, with translation MTVLLLAALTGCATQEPYQPARLDAPEAWTMPAAETALATPADEDWWRELNDPVIDALVDAALADSPSIAKAIARVDEARALLGVTSAQRLPSLDVNGNTTRARSLNTDSPSSGTTLSTQSSIGLGLSWEIDLFGRVRNSVDAGMLRVQARDADAKAARLALTSQISDLVLASRACELSTAVLRDEIDSRKKTLALTRRRLDTGFVAPIEEARAQSGLAAARTMLATRVEACARNINALVAVSGQPRRVVQAVVAMDTRAGSVADLVTTIPAPPPVQLALPATLLMAHPAVVVAEREAAAAWSDVAVARAERLPRLDLGAALSGQWLRAAGLSLSETVWSLGPTLGAPLLDGGRGAASVSAAQARYRAAEADLRLAVRSAAQDVENAMAAIESAIQRRRSTLDAVAAAQRVLDATQARWNVGAVSLFEVEDARRQLAESQDSAIAAAHDSNRAWVALVRASGHATAATQGGLLS, from the coding sequence ATGACCGTTCTGCTGCTGGCCGCGCTGACGGGCTGCGCCACCCAGGAGCCGTACCAGCCGGCACGCCTGGACGCCCCCGAAGCCTGGACGATGCCGGCCGCCGAAACGGCACTGGCCACGCCAGCCGACGAAGACTGGTGGCGCGAACTCAACGATCCCGTGATCGATGCTCTGGTGGATGCTGCTCTGGCCGACAGTCCCAGCATCGCCAAGGCCATCGCGCGGGTCGACGAGGCCCGAGCCTTGCTTGGGGTGACTTCGGCGCAGCGCCTGCCCTCGCTGGACGTCAACGGCAACACCACGCGAGCCCGCAGCCTGAACACCGACAGCCCGAGCAGCGGCACTACCCTGAGCACGCAGAGCAGCATCGGACTGGGGCTTTCCTGGGAGATCGACCTCTTCGGTCGGGTCCGAAACTCGGTGGATGCCGGCATGCTACGGGTCCAGGCGCGCGATGCGGATGCCAAGGCCGCCCGGCTGGCCCTGACCTCGCAGATCAGCGACCTGGTGCTGGCTTCGCGGGCCTGCGAGCTGTCCACGGCCGTGCTGCGCGACGAGATCGACTCGCGTAAGAAGACTTTGGCGTTGACCCGCAGGCGGCTGGACACCGGCTTCGTCGCCCCCATCGAGGAAGCCCGAGCACAAAGCGGCCTGGCAGCCGCTCGCACGATGCTGGCCACGCGCGTGGAAGCCTGCGCACGCAACATCAACGCACTGGTGGCGGTTAGCGGTCAGCCTCGCCGTGTCGTGCAGGCCGTGGTCGCCATGGATACCCGGGCGGGCAGTGTGGCCGACCTGGTGACCACCATCCCGGCCCCACCGCCGGTGCAACTGGCGTTGCCGGCCACCCTGCTCATGGCCCACCCGGCGGTGGTCGTGGCCGAACGCGAAGCGGCAGCAGCTTGGTCGGACGTCGCGGTCGCACGCGCAGAGCGCCTGCCTAGGCTCGATCTGGGTGCTGCGCTGAGCGGTCAGTGGTTGCGGGCAGCCGGTCTATCCCTCAGCGAGACCGTCTGGTCCCTCGGGCCGACGCTCGGCGCACCTCTGTTGGACGGCGGTCGGGGCGCGGCCAGCGTCTCGGCGGCCCAGGCCCGCTACCGCGCCGCCGAGGCCGATCTGCGCCTGGCGGTCCGCTCGGCCGCGCAGGATGTGGAGAACGCCATGGCCGCCATCGAATCGGCCATCCAGCGCCGCCGCAGCACGCTGGACGCCGTCGCGGCCGCACAGCGCGTGCTGGACGCGACGCAGGCACGCTGGAACGTCGGCGCCGTCAGCCTGTTCGAGGTGGAGGATGCGCGCCGCCAACTCGCCGAGTCCCAGGACAGCGCCATCGCCGCTGCGCACGACAGCAACCGGGCATGGGTCGCGCTGGTACGCGCCTCAGGCCATGCCACGGCAGCCACCCAGGGAGGCTTGCTGTCATGA
- a CDS encoding sugar kinase encodes MSAPHVVTVGEAMALLVAQTPGPLAAVEHFSRTSAGAELNVATGLSRLGWRVGYISRVGQDPFGDYLLATLDREGIDRRHVQADAQHPTGFMLKSCEPDGHDPQIAYFRRGSAASHLGPEDLPAEGLQGVRWLHITGISVALSDSVRALVLTLVQQARAAGVFVSFDPNLRPRLWPSQTAMVAGLNDWAAQADLVMPGLSEGQLLTGQTTPHDIASWYLDRGAQQVVIKLGPQGAYVADAAGRTTVPGFQVSRVVDTVGAGDGFAVGVLSALLDGQSLADAALRGNAIGARVVQFVGDSEGLPNPEQLAAALQVPRRYC; translated from the coding sequence GTGAGCGCGCCCCATGTTGTGACAGTGGGCGAGGCCATGGCCTTGCTGGTGGCGCAAACGCCCGGGCCGTTGGCTGCGGTGGAGCACTTCAGCCGCACCAGTGCGGGTGCCGAACTCAATGTGGCCACGGGCTTGTCCCGTCTGGGCTGGCGCGTGGGCTATATCAGCCGCGTGGGGCAAGACCCGTTTGGTGACTACCTGCTGGCCACGTTGGACCGCGAAGGCATAGACCGCCGCCATGTGCAGGCGGATGCACAGCACCCCACGGGCTTCATGCTCAAGTCCTGCGAGCCCGATGGACACGACCCGCAGATTGCTTACTTCCGCAGGGGCTCGGCTGCCAGCCACTTGGGGCCGGAGGATCTCCCCGCTGAGGGACTGCAGGGGGTGCGCTGGTTGCACATCACCGGCATCAGCGTGGCCCTATCGGACAGCGTGCGCGCGCTGGTACTGACCCTGGTGCAGCAGGCGCGGGCGGCGGGTGTGTTCGTGTCGTTTGACCCCAACTTGCGTCCGCGTCTGTGGCCATCGCAAACCGCCATGGTCGCAGGGCTCAATGATTGGGCGGCTCAGGCAGACCTGGTGATGCCGGGTTTGTCGGAAGGACAGCTGCTCACCGGGCAGACGACGCCACATGACATCGCATCTTGGTATCTGGACCGGGGCGCCCAGCAGGTCGTCATCAAACTCGGCCCGCAAGGCGCGTATGTGGCCGACGCCGCTGGGCGCACCACGGTGCCCGGCTTTCAGGTGTCGCGTGTGGTGGACACCGTAGGCGCCGGTGACGGCTTTGCTGTGGGCGTGCTCAGCGCGTTGCTGGATGGCCAGAGCCTGGCCGATGCCGCCCTGCGCGGCAACGCTATTGGCGCGCGCGTGGTCCAGTTTGTAGGTGACAGCGAGGGATTGCCGAACCCGGAGCAGCTGGCTGCCGCATTGCAGGTGCCGAGGCGCTATTGTTGA
- a CDS encoding UxaA family hydrolase, translating into MPPSIPLLIQLSDLDNVGVARSPLTPGQPIAVGDGTVVARDAIAAGHKLALQPIAADEPVLKYGQTIGVATRDIAVGEHVHVHNVAMVVSQAEHGAGSAYQPVVPSSQPATFLGIVRANGRVATRNYLGVVSSVNCSATVCQRIAQHFTPEVLRAFPNVDGVVAITHGQGCGMASSGESMDVLRRTLRGYADQPNFAGVLVMGLGCEVNQVAGLVQGLPERAPGLFATLKIQDAGGTREAIAAGVAALEQMLPIANRATRVPVSARHLTVGLQCGGSDGYSGISANPVLGAAVDLLVRQGGTAILSETPEIYGAEHLLTARAASQAVADQLMARLQWWEAYTQTHGADMNNNPSPGNKAGGITTILEKSLGAVAKAGSTGLMAVYEYAQPVRAQGLVFMDTPGYDPVSATGQVAGGANLICFTTGRGSTYGCKPTPSLKLATHTALFERMRLDMDFDAGTVVEGTQTIAQAGQQLFELMLATASGQPTCSENNGLGDNEFVPWQLGAVM; encoded by the coding sequence ATGCCCCCCTCCATTCCCCTGCTGATACAGCTCAGTGACCTTGACAACGTGGGCGTGGCCCGCAGCCCGCTGACGCCCGGCCAGCCCATTGCCGTGGGAGACGGGACGGTCGTGGCACGTGATGCCATCGCGGCGGGTCACAAGCTGGCGTTGCAGCCGATCGCCGCAGACGAGCCAGTGCTGAAATACGGCCAGACCATTGGTGTGGCCACGCGCGACATTGCCGTGGGCGAACATGTGCATGTGCACAACGTGGCCATGGTGGTCTCGCAGGCCGAGCACGGCGCGGGCAGCGCCTACCAGCCCGTGGTGCCCAGCAGCCAGCCCGCAACCTTCCTGGGCATCGTGCGAGCCAATGGGCGCGTGGCCACCCGCAACTACCTGGGCGTGGTGTCCAGCGTCAACTGCTCGGCCACGGTGTGCCAGCGCATTGCCCAGCATTTCACGCCCGAGGTGCTGCGTGCTTTTCCGAACGTGGACGGCGTGGTCGCCATCACCCACGGCCAGGGCTGCGGCATGGCCAGCAGTGGCGAAAGCATGGACGTGCTGCGCCGCACACTGCGCGGTTATGCGGACCAGCCCAACTTTGCCGGCGTGCTGGTCATGGGCCTGGGCTGTGAGGTGAACCAGGTGGCGGGGCTGGTGCAAGGGCTGCCCGAGCGTGCACCGGGGCTGTTTGCCACGCTAAAGATCCAAGATGCGGGGGGCACACGCGAAGCCATAGCGGCCGGCGTTGCCGCGCTGGAGCAGATGCTGCCCATTGCCAACCGCGCCACGCGCGTGCCGGTCAGTGCCCGGCACCTGACCGTCGGCCTGCAGTGCGGCGGCTCGGACGGCTATTCGGGCATCAGTGCCAACCCCGTGCTGGGAGCGGCGGTGGACCTGCTGGTGCGCCAGGGTGGCACGGCCATCCTCTCGGAGACCCCCGAAATCTACGGTGCTGAACACTTGCTGACCGCGCGCGCAGCCTCGCAGGCCGTGGCCGATCAACTGATGGCGCGGCTGCAGTGGTGGGAGGCCTACACCCAGACCCATGGCGCCGACATGAACAACAACCCCTCCCCCGGCAACAAGGCCGGTGGCATCACCACCATCCTGGAAAAGTCGCTGGGCGCCGTGGCCAAGGCCGGTAGCACAGGCTTGATGGCCGTGTACGAATACGCCCAGCCCGTGCGGGCGCAGGGTCTGGTGTTCATGGACACGCCGGGCTACGACCCGGTGTCGGCCACGGGCCAGGTGGCGGGCGGTGCCAACCTCATCTGCTTCACCACCGGGCGCGGCTCTACCTACGGCTGCAAGCCCACGCCCTCGCTCAAGCTGGCCACGCACACCGCACTGTTTGAGCGCATGCGGTTGGACATGGACTTTGACGCCGGCACCGTGGTGGAGGGCACACAAACCATTGCGCAGGCTGGACAACAGCTGTTTGAACTCATGCTGGCCACCGCCTCGGGCCAGCCTACGTGCAGCGAAAACAATGGCCTGGGGGACAACGAGTTTGTGCCCTGGCAGCTCGGGGCCGTAATGTGA
- a CDS encoding FadR/GntR family transcriptional regulator, with product MLDQLKQVDNRRLYQQIADQIRAFIDKGNYTPGARLPPERDLAQQLGVSRPSVREALIALEIEGSVEVRMGAGVYVCSVAQRKPQALDTMGESPIELMQARAAIEGTVILQACAKATPEALAALRQILDNMLAAMAQNRSPLVFDRQFHQTIAAMTGNAVLERLVCELFDERHSPIAARLSAHSESGQTWATALQEHEAILRALENRDVLAAQTALRMHLQASEQRWVENNRREWS from the coding sequence ATGCTGGACCAGCTCAAACAGGTCGACAACCGTCGGCTGTACCAACAAATTGCCGACCAGATACGCGCCTTCATTGACAAGGGCAACTACACCCCCGGTGCGCGCCTGCCGCCCGAGCGGGATCTGGCCCAGCAGTTGGGCGTCTCGCGCCCCTCGGTGCGCGAAGCCCTGATTGCACTGGAGATTGAGGGCAGCGTGGAAGTGCGCATGGGCGCTGGCGTGTATGTGTGCAGCGTGGCCCAGCGCAAACCCCAGGCCCTGGACACCATGGGCGAAAGCCCGATCGAACTCATGCAGGCTCGCGCCGCGATCGAAGGCACCGTCATCCTGCAGGCCTGCGCCAAAGCCACTCCCGAAGCGCTTGCGGCACTGCGCCAGATTCTGGACAACATGCTGGCAGCCATGGCACAAAACCGCTCGCCTCTGGTGTTTGACCGGCAGTTTCACCAAACCATTGCCGCCATGACCGGCAACGCCGTGCTGGAGCGCCTGGTGTGCGAGCTGTTTGACGAGCGTCACAGCCCCATCGCCGCGCGGCTCAGCGCCCACTCCGAATCGGGCCAGACCTGGGCCACCGCTTTGCAGGAGCACGAAGCCATCCTGCGCGCCCTGGAAAACCGCGATGTGCTGGCCGCACAAACCGCGCTGCGCATGCACCTGCAAGCCTCGGAACAGCGCTGGGTAGAAAACAACCGGCGCGAGTGGTCCTGA